One Solanum pennellii chromosome 9, SPENNV200 DNA segment encodes these proteins:
- the LOC107029453 gene encoding H/ACA ribonucleoprotein complex subunit 3-like protein, which yields MYLQFYINENGDKVYTTKKESPLGLATQSAHPARFSPDDKFSRQRVLLKKRFGLLPTQKPAQKY from the exons ATGTATCTCCAGTTTTACATCAATGAGAATGGTGACAAAGTTTACACCACTAAG AAAGAGTCACCACTGGGTTTGGCCACACAATCTGCTCACCCAG CCCGCTTTTCACCTGATGATAAATTTTCAAGGCAAAGAGTGCTTCTGAAGAAGCGTTTTGGTTTGCTTCCTACCCAAAAACCAGCTCAAAAGTACTAG